A genomic window from Gossypium hirsutum isolate 1008001.06 chromosome D10, Gossypium_hirsutum_v2.1, whole genome shotgun sequence includes:
- the LOC107930381 gene encoding berberine bridge enzyme-like 26, with amino-acid sequence MAFPSISSLFSLLLVLHLSSSTTASTCHAKSFKLNPIQEKFIQCFKANSEIPIPASTEFFTPNNASFFTVLQSTAQNLRYLEPSVPKPEFIIMPLNESHVQAAVICSKELGIHMRVRSGGHDYEGMSYVSAIESPFILVDLSKLRSVKVDIEDNSAWIEAGATIGEVYYRIYEKSKIHGFPAGLCTSLGVGGHITGGAYGSMMRKYGLGVDNVIDARIVDVNGRVLDRAAMGEDLFWAIRGGAGGSFGIILQWKIQLVPVPSTVTVFTITKSLQQNSTKIFHRWIEVADNLDNDLFIRVIIQTAMINGEKTVTTSYNSLFLGEADRLVEIMQQSFPELGLTRKDCIETSWIKSVLYIAGYPSNTPPDVLLQGKSTFKNYFKAKSDFVKSNIPETALEGLWKRFMEEDIPLMIWNPYGGMMARISESETPFPHRKGNKIMIQYVSAWQDGDKNESKHIDWIRRLYNYMAPYVSMFPRTAYVNYRDLDLGTNKNASTSFIEASGWGVKYFKDNFNKLVKVKTKVDPENFFRHEQSIPPLPVEARF; translated from the coding sequence ATGGCGTTTCCCTCCATTTCTTCCTTATTTTCATTGCTTTTAGTCCTTCATTTATCGTCTTCAACAACAGCTTCCACCTGCCATGCTAAAAGCTTTAAATTAAATCCCATTCAAGAAAAATTCATTCAATGTTTCAAAGCCAATTCCGAGATCCCTATTCCCGCGTCCACTGAATTTTTTACCCCAAACAATGCTTCTTTTTTCACTGTCTTGCAGTCCACGGCACAAAACCTAAGGTACTTAGAGCCATCGGTGCCAAAACCCGAGTTCATCATCATGCCGTTGAATGAATCCCATGTCCAAGCCGCTGTCATTTGTTCCAAAGAACTTGGGATTCACATGAGAGTACGTAGCGGAGGTCATGATTACGAAGGGATGTCTTACGTATCGGCAATCGAATCACCTTTCATCCTGGTTGATCTCTCGAAGTTACGATCAGTGAAAGTCGATATTGAGGATAATAGTGCTTGGATCGAAGCCGGTGCGACGATCGGCGAAGTTTATTATAGGATTTATGAAAAAAGTAAGATCCATGGTTTCCCTGCAGGTCTTTGTACTAGTTTAGGTGTTGGTGGGCATATAACGGGAGGTGCGTATGGTTCTATGATGAGAAAATATGGTCTCGGTGTTGATAATGTTATCGATGCTCGAATTGTCGATGTTAATGGACGTGTCCTCGATCGAGCCGCTATGGGTGAAGATCTTTTTTGGGCAATCCGTGGTGGTGCAGGTGGAAGCTTTGGCATTATTCTTCAATGGAAAATACAGCTAGTACCAGTACCATCTACCGTGACAGTCTTTACTATCACCAAGTCCTTACAACAAAACAGTACCAAAATCTTCCATCGATGGATCGAGGTTGCCGATAACCTCGACAACGACCTTTTCATTCGAGTAATCATCCAAACGGCAATGATCAACGGCGAGAAAACCGTGACAACATCATACAATTCCTTGTTCCTTGGTGAAGCTGATAGACTCGTAGAGATAATGCAACAAAGTTTCCCCGAATTAGGACTAACTCGAAAAGATTGCATCGAAACGAGTTGGATTAAATCGGTTCTTTATATCGCTGGATACCCAAGCAACACTCCACCGGATGTTCTCCTTCAAGGTAAGTCCACATTCAAGAACTATTTCAAGGCTAAATCAGATTTCGTTAAATCAAATATACCAGAAACAGCATTAGAAGGTTTATGGAAAAGATTTATGGAAGAAGATATTCCACTGATGATATGGAACCCTTACGGTGGTATGATGGCTCGGATATCCGAATCGGAAACCCCGTTTCCTCACCGGAAAGGTAACAAAATCATGATCCAATATGTAAGTGCATGGCAAGATGGTGATAAAAATGAATCCAAGCATATCGATTGGATCCGTAGACTTTACAATTACATGGCACCATATGTATCAATGTTCCCGAGAACTGCATATGTAAATTATAGGGACCTTGATTTAGGTACCAACAAAAATGCAAGCACTAGCTTCATTGAAGCTAGTGGTTGGGGGGTTAAGTACTTCAAAGATAATTTCAACAAGTTGGTCAAAGTGAAAACTAAAGTTGACCCAGAAAATTTCTTCAGGCATGAACAGAGTATTCCACCTTTGCCGGTTGAAGCTAGATTTTAA
- the LOC107930380 gene encoding uncharacterized protein isoform X1 yields MAAEFPGTPGTSESSVADAPLEDVQVSRCCQVWKTKYSKAERGRVFLKQGIRILEKGYDDIQAENLTLKKAYEEEQALTKVEKEGREKELALRVSLENELSVLKSEISNLKKKGVSDIEDKIEEIKHLKARVSDMNKEISWLKELVEKEKKRADLEKRKAAEASTYAATERGKAGEEHRLKQLETLRKDVSEAKSKLDSEKSKIDEETKKLQEEKKKAVEERKFVDLEMAKASELRKIAEETKKKAVDERKCADLEMAKAEKQRKIAKETKKKAVEERKRADLEMAEAVKQRKIAEENMKKAVEVRKQADIEMAKVEEQRKIAEENKKAVEGAKVEEQRKVVEATKKKAVKEKLHNNNLTKQLEQARRRNEELHKNLHELSGSRNMEEAPFDQPDRNTIAAKTEKTAQFKVLKEDADKSRAVSGSLQVEDIGKEKTISERKKADSNTRKAEKKRKLVEVNTKTMKKEHRGDHLSKLLEDSKLKINELQKQIHELSSNEKKIGELFVSSNNGISAEVAEVKLLKKQLKFEKERVKHAKDVGRLEKCRSNLLQQELGCMKLKLIQLLDRLDAVDNCFLAPAEGIYDMEKAGDFSSMQRTKLKKKLRSLELRQTCLQTENQFLKTRYMDTTASNPLGETFRLDDHLLPIRGGNCCESITGINAKLESLFGGSNKTMLQSSAINSSTAYFSDRQLVGSQERGAHSVTTSAKLGEENLNLQPTVSSMSGEVMKNRCSENPAVVAENSVKSPLGSLGRVKGRVRKRKMMLDTVECIKTLCCESKKLHLQLEDKISVLHGMVQMDKPSEEAKSLRCNLQDIAYSVHDRSRKRRKASHEETLAMEQYCDGQQIKQMQGCSEHLCNPDTIDPKTMVGFEEIVYKNYMKLLDLDDAAEEECYRMAVERPVSPTLPEMEFPGIKSFEVNEFRPVQDENCERFSLENENPASSDKFDVMNLNSSIQLQCSRVDTSPKLQHENGCSFGSFDFLKRNEKGFCSTLLAERAILSHSQNSGVDVEMSVAPSSGDGVVNIPSESEIRSTIESTPKCVMFSDIKDDSSLSRIFRATKTCMVQCSLPAWKEFVVHRISHALKLEEELLPREKACVFFSLVLLNFCTATSKNCSLLKDFIPCLHLFAEHINEVISDAEARSVVDELCLDELLSLIEEFLIEGRVMLCAALSSETSVECDSRRHAIFNGSAVVFTHEAASADLLVAGSIILGSICAAADRAGFLCEAAYSIFRMHRYDTSVVLVILHAFASVGGNKMFTLENYSLTITVLKSIVMFLESERAPMATATHSFVGDVLPQFHACVGCPFSKDALSVDIVISLLFTKLQNFAGSGFMHQNLIANSSNSSVMSIENIAEQNLSCLLDMNVSCCLDKCSLAGIRSGSVVTETLCDIGDILSLMELLACNMSWNWTCNKIIAQLWSTLESSALENLSVAIIILLGQLGRIGVDAVGYEDKEVENLRTKLNAFLLRETTIRAGLPIQLATVAALLGLTSLDLNNIELVSAMSGQFVPANLLKNWFPLLTEEQQAVSIRLFQSVD; encoded by the exons ATGGCGGCGGAGTTTCCTGGCACTCCAGGCACTTCAGAGTCGAGTGTGGCGGACGCGCCACTGGAGGATGTTCAAGTATCACGCTGCTGTCAAGTG TGGAAAACCAAATATTCGAAGGCAGAAAGGGGGCGAGTTTTTCTAAAGCAGGGAATTCGTATACTTGAAAAAGGATATGATGATATTCAAGCTGAGAATTTGACTCTTAAGAAAG CGTATGAAGAAGAGCAGGCACTAACGAAGGTAGAGAAAGAGGGCAGAGAAAAAGAATTGGCTTTAAGAGTTTCATTAGAGAATGAGTTATCTGTTTTAAAGTCGGAGATATCCAACTTAAAGAAAAAAGGAGTTTCGGATATTGAAGataaaattgaagaaataaaGCATCTTAAAGCTAGAGTTTCTGACATGAATAAGGAAATAAGCTGGCTCAAGGAGCTTGTTGAGAAAGAGAAGAAGAGGGCAGATTTGGAAAAGAGGAAAGCTGCTGAAGCATCAACATATGCTGCAACTGAGAGGGGTAAGGCTGGTGAAGAACATAGGCTAAAACAATTGGAGACACTAAGGAAAGATGTTAGTGAAGCAAAATCCAAGTTGGATTCAGAGAAGTCAAAGATTGACGAGGAAACTAAGAAGCtacaagaagagaaaaagaaggcaGTTGAAGAAAGAAAGTTTGTCGATTTGGAGATGGCTAAAGCAAGTGAGTTGAGGAAGATTGCAGAAGAAACTAAGAAAAAGGCTGTTGACGAAAGAAAATGTGCTGATTTGGAGATGGCTAAAGCAGAGAAGCAGAGGAAGATTGCTAAAGAAACTAAGAAGAAGGCTGTTGAAGAAAGAAAACGTGCTGATTTAGAGATGGCTGAAGCAGTGAAGCAAAGGAAGATTGCGGAAGAAAACATGAAGAAGGCTGTTGAAGTAAGAAAACAAGCTGATATTGAGATGGCTAAAGTAGAAGAGCAAAGGAAGATTGCAGAAGAAAATAAGAAGGCTGTTGAAGGGGCCAAAGTGGAGGAACAAAGGAAGGTTGTAGAAGCAACTAAGAAGAAAGCTGTCAAAGAGAAGCTGCACAATAATAATTTGACCAAACAGCTAGAACAGGCCAGGAGAAGGAATGAAGAACTACATAAAAATTTACATGAACTTTCTGGCTCAAGAAATATGGAGGAGGCTCCTTTTGACCAACCTGATCGAAATACGATTGCTGCAAAAACAGAAAAGACAGCACAATTCAAGGTGTTGAAGGAAGATGCAGACAAGTCAAGGGCAGTTTCTGGTTCTTTACAAGTTGAGGATATTGGGAAAGAGAAGACTATTAGTGAGAGAAAAAAAGCAGATTCAAACACGAGGaaagcagaaaagaaaagaaagcttgtGGAAGTGAATACAAAGACGATGAAAAAAGAACACCGTGGTGATCATCTATCAAAGCTGTTAGAAGATTCTAAGCTGAAGATTAATGAACTGCAGAAGCAGATACATGAACTCTCATCCAATGAAAAAAAGATTGGTGAATTGTTTGTTTCATCTAACAATGGCATTAGTGCTGAAGTAGCAGAAGTAAAGCTTTTGAAAAAACAACTGAAGTTTGAGAAGGAAAGAGTAAAGCATGCAAAAGATGTTGGTAGGCTGGAAAAATGTCGTAGTAATCTTTTGCAGCAAGAATTAGGTTGCATGAAGCTCAAGTTAATTCAACTTTTGGACCGTTTGGATGCTGTAGATAATTGTTTCTTAGCTCCTGCTGAAGGTATATATGACATGGAAAAG GCTGGGGACTTTTCAAGTATGCAACGaacaaagttgaaaaaaaaattgcgcAGCTTAGAATTACGGCAAACATGTCTTCAAACTGAAAATCAATTTCTTAAGACTAGGTACATGGATACCACTGCTTCCAATCCTCTTGGGGAAACATTTCGACTTGATGACCATTTGCTTCCTATACGAGGAGGGAACTGTTGTGAATCTATCACAGGTATTAATGCTAAATTGGAGTCTCTATTTGGAGGCTCTAATAAAACAATGTTACAGAGTTCTGCAATAAATTCCAGTACAGCTTATTTTTCTGATAGACAGTTGGTGGGCTCACAGGAAAGGGGTGCTCATTCAGTTACCACATCAGCAAAACTGGGTGAAGAGAACTTAAATTTACAACCAACTGTTTCAAGCATGTCTGGTGAAGTTATGAAAAATAGGTGCAGTGAAAATCCTGCTGTGGTTGCTGAGAATAGTGTTAAAAGTCCTCTTGGTTCTCTTGGAAGAGTTAAGGGCCGTGTTAGGAAGAGAAAAATGATGCTTGATACTGTAGAATGTATTAAAACTTTGTGCTGTGAGAGTAAGAAGTTGCATTTACAGCTTGAGGACAAGATTTCTGTTTTGCATGGTATGGTACAAATGGACAAACCCAGTGAAGAAGCAAAATCTTTGAGATGTAACCTGCAAGATATTGCATATTCTGTGCATGATAGATCTCGTAAGAGAAGAAAAGCATCTCATGAAGAGACTTTAGCTATGGAGCAATATTGTGATGGTCAGCAGATTAAGCAGATGCAAGGTTGCTCTGAACATTTGTGCAACCCTGATACTATTGATCCTAAAACTATGGTTGGTTTTGAGGAAATAGTCTACAAAAACTATATGAAATTGCTGGATTTGGATGATGCTGCAGAGGAAGAATGCTATAGGATGGCAGTAGAAAGGCCTGTATCTCCAACACTTCCTGAAATGGAATTTCCTGGCATCAAATCATTCGAGGTCAATGAATTTAGACCAGTACAGGATGAGAACTGTGAAAGATTCTCTCTTGAAAATGAAAATCCTGCATCTTCTGATAAGTTTGATGTTATGAATTTGAACAGTTCCATTCAGTTGCAATGTAGTAGGGTTGACACTTCACCTAAATTACAACATGAGAATGGGTGTTCTTTTGGTTCCTTTGACTTTCTAAAGCGTAATGAGAAGGGTTTTTGCAGTACTTTGCTAGCGGAAAGAGCTATTTTAAGCCATTCCCAGAACTCTGGAGTGGACGTGGAGATGTCAGTTGCTCCTAGTTCTGGAGATGGAGTGGTGAACATTCCATCTGAAAGTGAAATTAGATCCACCATTGAAAGTACTCCAAAATGTGTTATGTTCTCTGACATCAAGGATGATAGCAGTCTCTCTAGAATTTTTCGTGCCACTAAAACTTGTATGGTTCAATGCTCTTTGCCTGCTTGGAAAGAGTTTGTTGTGCATAGAATTTCACATGCTCTTAAACTGGAAGAGGAGCTTTTACCCAG GGAGAAGGCTTGTGTATTTTTCTCATTGGTACTTCTCAACTTCTGTACAGCTACATCTAAGAACTGCTCTCTGCTTAAGGATTTCATACCCTGTTTACACTTGTTTGCTGAACACATTAATGAAG TGATTTCTGATGCTGAGGCTAGAAGCGTGGTGGATGAATTATGTTTGGATGAACTGCTTAGTTTAATTGAGGAATTTCTTATAGAGGGGAGAGTTATGTTGTGTGCTGCCCTGTCTTCTGAGACTTCTGTTGAATGTGATTCAAGAAGACATGCCATTTTCAATGGTTCAGCAGTAGTATTTACACATGAAGCTGCTTCAGCTGACCTTTTGGTGGCCGGTAGCATTATATTGGGTTCAATTTGTGCGGCTGCTGACCGAGCCGGCTTTCTTTGTGAAGCTGCATATAGCATTTTCCGGATGCACAGATATGATACCTCGGTGGTTCTGGTTATTCTTCATGCGTTTGCTTCTGTGGGTGGCAATAAAATGTTCACCTTAGAAAATTATAGTTTAACAATAACTGTATTGAAATCGATAGTCATGTTCCTTGAAAGTGAACGTGCACCGATGGCTACAGCGACTCATTCGTTTGTGGGTGATGTTCTACCTCAGTTCCATGCATGTGTTGGATGCCCATTTTCTAAGGACGCCCTTTCTGTAGATATTGTCATCTCATTGCTCTTCACAAAGCTTCAGAATTTTGCCGGGTCAGGATTTATGCATCAAAATCTGATAGCAAATTCATCGAATTCAAGTGTCATGTCCATTGAGAATATAGCTGAACAAAATTTGAGCTGTCTCCTTGACATGAATGTATCCTGTTGTTTAGATAAGTGCAGTTTGGCTGGTATACGGTCTGGATCAGTTGTCACTGAGACCTTGTGTGACATCGGTGACATCTTATCATTGATGGAGCTGCTTGCATGCAATATG AGCTGGAACTGGACATGTAATAAAATCATTGCCCAGCTGTGGAGTACCTTGGAGTCATCTGCTCTTGAGAACCTTAGTGTTGCTATCATTATTCTTCTTGGTCAACTTGGGAG AATTGGAGTAGATGCTGTTGGATATGAAGATAAAGAGGTCGAAAACTTGAGAACGAAGTTAAACGCTTTCTTGTTGCGGGAGACTACTATTAGAGCCGGTCTTCCCATCCAGCTTGCGACCGTTGCTGCTTTGCTGGGGCTTACATCTCTCGATTTGAACAATATTGAGCTTGTTTCTGCCATGTCAGGTCAGTTTGTTCCTGCAAATCTTTTAAAGAACTGGTTTCCTTTGTTGACCGAAGAGCAACAAGCAGTATCGATTAGGCTCTTCCAGTCTGTTGACTGA
- the LOC107930380 gene encoding uncharacterized protein isoform X2, giving the protein MAAEFPGTPGTSESSVADAPLEDVQVSRCCQVWKTKYSKAERGRVFLKQGIRILEKGYDDIQAENLTLKKAYEEEQALTKVEKEGREKELALRVSLENELSVLKSEISNLKKKGVSDIEDKIEEIKHLKARVSDMNKEISWLKELVEKEKKRADLEKRKAAEASTYAATERGKAGEEHRLKQLETLRKDVSEAKSKLDSEKSKIDEETKKLQEEKKKAVEERKFVDLEMAKASELRKIAEETKKKAVDERKCADLEMAKAEKQRKIAKETKKKAVEERKRADLEMAEAVKQRKIAEENMKKAVEVRKQADIEMAKVEEQRKIAEENKKAVEGAKVEEQRKVVEATKKKAVKEKLHNNNLTKQLEQARRRNEELHKNLHELSGSRNMEEAPFDQPDRNTIAAKTEKTAQFKVLKEDADKSRAVSGSLQVEDIGKEKTISERKKADSNTRKAEKKRKLVEVNTKTMKKEHRGDHLSKLLEDSKLKINELQKQIHELSSNEKKIGELFVSSNNGISAEVAEVKLLKKQLKFEKERVKHAKDVGRLEKCRSNLLQQELGCMKLKLIQLLDRLDAVDNCFLAPAEGIYDMEKAGDFSSMQRTKLKKKLRSLELRQTCLQTENQFLKTRYMDTTASNPLGETFRLDDHLLPIRGGNCCESITGINAKLESLFGGSNKTMLQSSAINSSTAYFSDRQLVGSQERGAHSVTTSAKLGEENLNLQPTVSSMSGEVMKNRCSENPAVVAENSVKSPLGSLGRVKGRVRKRKMMLDTVECIKTLCCESKKLHLQLEDKISVLHGMVQMDKPSEEAKSLRCNLQDIAYSVHDRSRKRRKASHEETLAMEQYCDGQQIKQMQGCSEHLCNPDTIDPKTMVGFEEIVYKNYMKLLDLDDAAEEECYRMAVERPVSPTLPEMEFPGIKSFEVNEFRPVQDENCERFSLENENPASSDKFDVMNLNSSIQLQCSRVDTSPKLQHENGCSFGSFDFLKRNEKGFCSTLLAERAILSHSQNSGVDVEMSVAPSSGDGVVNIPSESEIRSTIESTPKCVMFSDIKDDSSLSRIFRATKTCMVQCSLPAWKEFVVHRISHALKLEEELLPREKACVFFSLVLLNFCTATSKNCSLLKDFIPCLHLFAEHINEVISDAEARSVVDELCLDELLSLIEEFLIEGRVMLCAALSSETSVECDSRRHAIFNGSAVVFTHEAASADLLVAGSIILGSICAAADRAGFLCEAAYSIFRMHRYDTSVVLVILHAFASVGGNKMFTLENYSLTITVLKSIVMFLESERAPMATATHSFVGDVLPQFHACVGCPFSKDALSVDIVISLLFTKLQNFAGSGFMHQNLIANSSNSSVMSIENIAEQNLSCLLDMNVSCCLDKCSLAGIRSGSVVTETLCDIGDILSLMELLACNMSWNWTCNKIIAQLWSTLESSALENLSVAIIILLGQLGRCCWI; this is encoded by the exons ATGGCGGCGGAGTTTCCTGGCACTCCAGGCACTTCAGAGTCGAGTGTGGCGGACGCGCCACTGGAGGATGTTCAAGTATCACGCTGCTGTCAAGTG TGGAAAACCAAATATTCGAAGGCAGAAAGGGGGCGAGTTTTTCTAAAGCAGGGAATTCGTATACTTGAAAAAGGATATGATGATATTCAAGCTGAGAATTTGACTCTTAAGAAAG CGTATGAAGAAGAGCAGGCACTAACGAAGGTAGAGAAAGAGGGCAGAGAAAAAGAATTGGCTTTAAGAGTTTCATTAGAGAATGAGTTATCTGTTTTAAAGTCGGAGATATCCAACTTAAAGAAAAAAGGAGTTTCGGATATTGAAGataaaattgaagaaataaaGCATCTTAAAGCTAGAGTTTCTGACATGAATAAGGAAATAAGCTGGCTCAAGGAGCTTGTTGAGAAAGAGAAGAAGAGGGCAGATTTGGAAAAGAGGAAAGCTGCTGAAGCATCAACATATGCTGCAACTGAGAGGGGTAAGGCTGGTGAAGAACATAGGCTAAAACAATTGGAGACACTAAGGAAAGATGTTAGTGAAGCAAAATCCAAGTTGGATTCAGAGAAGTCAAAGATTGACGAGGAAACTAAGAAGCtacaagaagagaaaaagaaggcaGTTGAAGAAAGAAAGTTTGTCGATTTGGAGATGGCTAAAGCAAGTGAGTTGAGGAAGATTGCAGAAGAAACTAAGAAAAAGGCTGTTGACGAAAGAAAATGTGCTGATTTGGAGATGGCTAAAGCAGAGAAGCAGAGGAAGATTGCTAAAGAAACTAAGAAGAAGGCTGTTGAAGAAAGAAAACGTGCTGATTTAGAGATGGCTGAAGCAGTGAAGCAAAGGAAGATTGCGGAAGAAAACATGAAGAAGGCTGTTGAAGTAAGAAAACAAGCTGATATTGAGATGGCTAAAGTAGAAGAGCAAAGGAAGATTGCAGAAGAAAATAAGAAGGCTGTTGAAGGGGCCAAAGTGGAGGAACAAAGGAAGGTTGTAGAAGCAACTAAGAAGAAAGCTGTCAAAGAGAAGCTGCACAATAATAATTTGACCAAACAGCTAGAACAGGCCAGGAGAAGGAATGAAGAACTACATAAAAATTTACATGAACTTTCTGGCTCAAGAAATATGGAGGAGGCTCCTTTTGACCAACCTGATCGAAATACGATTGCTGCAAAAACAGAAAAGACAGCACAATTCAAGGTGTTGAAGGAAGATGCAGACAAGTCAAGGGCAGTTTCTGGTTCTTTACAAGTTGAGGATATTGGGAAAGAGAAGACTATTAGTGAGAGAAAAAAAGCAGATTCAAACACGAGGaaagcagaaaagaaaagaaagcttgtGGAAGTGAATACAAAGACGATGAAAAAAGAACACCGTGGTGATCATCTATCAAAGCTGTTAGAAGATTCTAAGCTGAAGATTAATGAACTGCAGAAGCAGATACATGAACTCTCATCCAATGAAAAAAAGATTGGTGAATTGTTTGTTTCATCTAACAATGGCATTAGTGCTGAAGTAGCAGAAGTAAAGCTTTTGAAAAAACAACTGAAGTTTGAGAAGGAAAGAGTAAAGCATGCAAAAGATGTTGGTAGGCTGGAAAAATGTCGTAGTAATCTTTTGCAGCAAGAATTAGGTTGCATGAAGCTCAAGTTAATTCAACTTTTGGACCGTTTGGATGCTGTAGATAATTGTTTCTTAGCTCCTGCTGAAGGTATATATGACATGGAAAAG GCTGGGGACTTTTCAAGTATGCAACGaacaaagttgaaaaaaaaattgcgcAGCTTAGAATTACGGCAAACATGTCTTCAAACTGAAAATCAATTTCTTAAGACTAGGTACATGGATACCACTGCTTCCAATCCTCTTGGGGAAACATTTCGACTTGATGACCATTTGCTTCCTATACGAGGAGGGAACTGTTGTGAATCTATCACAGGTATTAATGCTAAATTGGAGTCTCTATTTGGAGGCTCTAATAAAACAATGTTACAGAGTTCTGCAATAAATTCCAGTACAGCTTATTTTTCTGATAGACAGTTGGTGGGCTCACAGGAAAGGGGTGCTCATTCAGTTACCACATCAGCAAAACTGGGTGAAGAGAACTTAAATTTACAACCAACTGTTTCAAGCATGTCTGGTGAAGTTATGAAAAATAGGTGCAGTGAAAATCCTGCTGTGGTTGCTGAGAATAGTGTTAAAAGTCCTCTTGGTTCTCTTGGAAGAGTTAAGGGCCGTGTTAGGAAGAGAAAAATGATGCTTGATACTGTAGAATGTATTAAAACTTTGTGCTGTGAGAGTAAGAAGTTGCATTTACAGCTTGAGGACAAGATTTCTGTTTTGCATGGTATGGTACAAATGGACAAACCCAGTGAAGAAGCAAAATCTTTGAGATGTAACCTGCAAGATATTGCATATTCTGTGCATGATAGATCTCGTAAGAGAAGAAAAGCATCTCATGAAGAGACTTTAGCTATGGAGCAATATTGTGATGGTCAGCAGATTAAGCAGATGCAAGGTTGCTCTGAACATTTGTGCAACCCTGATACTATTGATCCTAAAACTATGGTTGGTTTTGAGGAAATAGTCTACAAAAACTATATGAAATTGCTGGATTTGGATGATGCTGCAGAGGAAGAATGCTATAGGATGGCAGTAGAAAGGCCTGTATCTCCAACACTTCCTGAAATGGAATTTCCTGGCATCAAATCATTCGAGGTCAATGAATTTAGACCAGTACAGGATGAGAACTGTGAAAGATTCTCTCTTGAAAATGAAAATCCTGCATCTTCTGATAAGTTTGATGTTATGAATTTGAACAGTTCCATTCAGTTGCAATGTAGTAGGGTTGACACTTCACCTAAATTACAACATGAGAATGGGTGTTCTTTTGGTTCCTTTGACTTTCTAAAGCGTAATGAGAAGGGTTTTTGCAGTACTTTGCTAGCGGAAAGAGCTATTTTAAGCCATTCCCAGAACTCTGGAGTGGACGTGGAGATGTCAGTTGCTCCTAGTTCTGGAGATGGAGTGGTGAACATTCCATCTGAAAGTGAAATTAGATCCACCATTGAAAGTACTCCAAAATGTGTTATGTTCTCTGACATCAAGGATGATAGCAGTCTCTCTAGAATTTTTCGTGCCACTAAAACTTGTATGGTTCAATGCTCTTTGCCTGCTTGGAAAGAGTTTGTTGTGCATAGAATTTCACATGCTCTTAAACTGGAAGAGGAGCTTTTACCCAG GGAGAAGGCTTGTGTATTTTTCTCATTGGTACTTCTCAACTTCTGTACAGCTACATCTAAGAACTGCTCTCTGCTTAAGGATTTCATACCCTGTTTACACTTGTTTGCTGAACACATTAATGAAG TGATTTCTGATGCTGAGGCTAGAAGCGTGGTGGATGAATTATGTTTGGATGAACTGCTTAGTTTAATTGAGGAATTTCTTATAGAGGGGAGAGTTATGTTGTGTGCTGCCCTGTCTTCTGAGACTTCTGTTGAATGTGATTCAAGAAGACATGCCATTTTCAATGGTTCAGCAGTAGTATTTACACATGAAGCTGCTTCAGCTGACCTTTTGGTGGCCGGTAGCATTATATTGGGTTCAATTTGTGCGGCTGCTGACCGAGCCGGCTTTCTTTGTGAAGCTGCATATAGCATTTTCCGGATGCACAGATATGATACCTCGGTGGTTCTGGTTATTCTTCATGCGTTTGCTTCTGTGGGTGGCAATAAAATGTTCACCTTAGAAAATTATAGTTTAACAATAACTGTATTGAAATCGATAGTCATGTTCCTTGAAAGTGAACGTGCACCGATGGCTACAGCGACTCATTCGTTTGTGGGTGATGTTCTACCTCAGTTCCATGCATGTGTTGGATGCCCATTTTCTAAGGACGCCCTTTCTGTAGATATTGTCATCTCATTGCTCTTCACAAAGCTTCAGAATTTTGCCGGGTCAGGATTTATGCATCAAAATCTGATAGCAAATTCATCGAATTCAAGTGTCATGTCCATTGAGAATATAGCTGAACAAAATTTGAGCTGTCTCCTTGACATGAATGTATCCTGTTGTTTAGATAAGTGCAGTTTGGCTGGTATACGGTCTGGATCAGTTGTCACTGAGACCTTGTGTGACATCGGTGACATCTTATCATTGATGGAGCTGCTTGCATGCAATATG AGCTGGAACTGGACATGTAATAAAATCATTGCCCAGCTGTGGAGTACCTTGGAGTCATCTGCTCTTGAGAACCTTAGTGTTGCTATCATTATTCTTCTTGGTCAACTTGGGAG ATGCTGTTGGATATGA